The DNA segment CTGTTCGGCGTCGCAGTCAAGGAAATTCCCAATTTAATTTCTAGTGGTGTGGTGATTACCCGACTTCTCCGTGATGAAACAATTATTACTCCGAAGGGTTCTACAAAGATTCATGAGGGTGATAAGATTCATATTGTAGGAATGCCTGAAGCTGTCGCTACCATGGAAAAGGTTATTGGCTCTCGCCTGACAACGCCCATTACTGCCGCCAATAGCGATTTGACCACCAAATCTATTTTGGTTACAAATAAAAAAATGCTTGGCAAAACCATTGAATCTTTGGCTTTTGCAGAACGCTATGGTGTTACCGTTAGCCGTGTGGTTCGCGGTGAGTTTAAGTTTACGGGTCGCCTAGATCTTCGATTGAAGTTTGCAGACAAACTTTTGGTTGTGGGACCTGCGGCTGGTATTGACGCTGTAACCAAGGAACTTGGCGATTCTTTGAAGGCACTAGACCATCCTGAAATCATTCCGGCATTTGTCGGTATCTTCCTAGGCATTATTGTAGGTTCCATCCCTATCGCCATTCCTGGAATGCCTACTCCGCTGAAGCTTGGCCTTGCCGGTGGTCCGCTGGTTATTTCAATCATCCTTTCTCGCAAGCGTAAGATTGGTCCGCTGAACTTCTTTATGGCTGCAAGCGCAAACCTAATGCTTCGTGAACTTGGAATTACTTTATTCTTAACCTGTGTGGGATTGAATGCTGGTATCAAGTTCTTTGATGTTCTTTTGAATGGAGACGGTTTCTACTACATGGGCCTTGCCGCTCTCATTACATTCGTCCCGCTGATGGTTGCTGGCGTCGTGGGCCGTGTAGTCTTTAAGGTAAATTACCTGAGCCTCTGTGGTGCTATTGCGGGCTCTATGACGGATCCTCCGGCTCTCGCTTTTGCCAACGGACTTTCCAATAGCGAAGCGGTGAATGTGGGATACGCTTCTGTATATCCGCTGACAATGTTACTTCGAATTTTAAGTGGCCAGGTTTTGGCGATACTCTTGTACGCTGTGGCTTAGCAAGATTTTTCATGTGCTCCAATCAAAAAGACCCGGCTTCATGCTGGGCCTTTTTTGCTTTAGAAGAAACGCGCGTCCACTATAAAGCGGGATCGCTAGCGTTATTTGCCTCGAATGCCTTGGCACGATCAATGCATGTGGCGCATGTGCCGCAGGGATTTTCTCCGCCCTCGTAACAACTCCAGGTCAGCTCAAAGGGTGCCTTTAGCTCAAGACCGATTTTAACGACTTCAGATTTGCTGACTCCTGTAAAGGGGGCTGCTACGTGAACTTGTTCGTAAGTGCCGATGCCGATGGCGTCGCTCATGGTGCTGACGAATTCTTCACTGCAGTCTGCGTAGGCGTTGCCTGCTGCGTCGTCGGCGTGAGCTCCGAGGAAAATGGTGACATCGTCGTTTTCGTAAATGCTTTGGGCGAGGCTTGCGCAAACGCTAAGCATTAAACCGTTGCGGAAGGGGACGTAAGTGGAAACCTTCCCGCGGCCGTTTTCGGCAATTTGCTGATCGTAGCTTTTGTGGTCAATTTCTTTTGTGGAATTGGCTAGTAGGGAGCAGTTGGAAAACTGCATGATGGATGCTACATCAAACTCGTAATGGGGGAGCCCGTAATAATCCGCAACCGCCTTGGCGCAGTCCAATTCCTTGCGATGTTTTTGTCCGTAAAAGATGGATGCTGTGGCCACGTTTTCCTTGCCAAACTTTTCAACGGCCATTGCCACGCAGACGGTAGAATCCACACCGCCTGAAGAGAGTACGATTGCTTTCTTCATTATGTTCCCTAGTTTTGTTTTTAGACAGGATGGTTTCGAACTGTCTTATTCTAAAAATAGATAAAATTTTCCTGAAATAACATCAATAAAACGCCCATTTTGCTTACGCGCCTTTCCTCTTTGTTCCATAAAAGTGTATTTTTTCAAAAGAAAAGAAACCGTATGGGAATACGGTGTTTTGTTGTCTATTTAGAGGTTTTTGATGAAAAAGCTTGCCATCGCGACTTATGTGCTTCGTGCTCTGGGTTTTATCTTGGTGTTTCTCAGCCTGTTTGGCCATACCTTGATCCTGAATGTTTTCCCGGGTCTCGAAGGTCAGTCCATTAACCCGATCTTCTATTCCGGTATCGTTGTGTACCTGGTTGGTGCGGTTATCTACTTCTTTATCAATAAAAAGGAAAGGGCTGATCGCCGCCGTCGTGAAATTGAGGAAGCTGAGGAACGTGCTTTTGGCGGTCAACGCAATACTTCAGAAGAAAACGACGAACAGGATTCTGATAAGTAATTTGGTGTTTGTATGATTCAGATTGAACATTTGCATAAGACCTACCACAGCGGTTTTCTGATGAAACCCAAGCTTGCATTGAAGGATGTAAGTTTTAATGTGGAACCGGGTCAGGTATATGGTTTTATCGGTCCTAACGGAGCAGGTAAGTCTACTACCATTAAGGTTCTTACCGGTCTTTTGAATTTTGATTCTGGTAAGGTGCTGATTAACGGCATTAGCCCTCGTGATGTAAAGAGCAGAACTTTCCTGGGCTACTCTCCGGAACAACCGTATTTCTACGATTATCTTTCTGGCCGTGAACTTTTGCAGTTCTATGGAAAGCTTGTGGGTCTCGAAGGTAAGGAACTGGATTCTCGCATTCATTGGGCCTTGGAACTTCTTCACGCTGATAAGGATTGGATTGATCGTCGTCTTCGTTCCTACTCCAAGGGTATGATGCAGCGCGTGGGCATTGCTCAGGCTATTCTTGGCAAGCCGAAACTGTTGATCTTGGATGAACCCATGAGTGGTCTTGATCCTATGGGACGTCGTGATGTTCGTGAAGCAATTCAGACATTGAATCGCGACGGTGTGACTATTTTCTATTCCAGCCACTTGCTGAGTGACGTGGAAAGCATTAGCCATAAGGTTGCCATGATTGTTGATGGCAAGATTGTCCGCGAAGGTACCGTGGATGAAATTACGGAATCCTGCGGTGTGGAATACCATGTCCGTACTCGTCAAGCAATTCTTGCTGCGGACCTTCCGGAAGGAGTGACTCCCGCAGGTCATCCTCAGGAATGCGTTTGTGCTGATGATGCTGCCCGCGATCGTCTTCTCAGTTTCTGCCTGTCTCATGGCGTTGCTGTAGAAAAGATGGACCACAAGCGTCCCAGCCTTGAAGATATTTTGACAGAGGAGATTGCCCGTGCCGACGCTTAAGCATATTGGCATTATTGCCCTCAATACTTTCCGTGAATCTATCCGTGATAAGATTCTCTATAACATCGTATTCCTGGCTATCGCTCTCACCTTGTTCAGCATTGTTCTTGGTGAATGGTCTGTGTTTGATCGCGCCTACGTCATCAAATCCACCACCCTTTCAGTGATGAGCCTGTCTGGTTTGCTGATTTCCATTTTTGTGGGCATTAGCCTTGTACAAAAGGAAATTCAACGTAGAACTGTTTTGACCTTGCTCTCCAAGCCTATTAGCCGCGCCACATTCATTGTTGGAAAGTACTTGGGCTTGCTTGCCGTGGTCGCTGTGCATCTTGCTATTCTCACTTGCATCTACTACCTGATGCTTGCGGTTACTGGTGCTGATCCTACGCTTAGCTTGCTTACGGCGATTTACCTGATTTTCTGCGAAATGGCTGTGGTGATTGCAGTGGCGCTTTTGTTCAGCAGCTTTAGCAGCACGGTTCTTAGTGCTTTGTTCACCTTAGGCGTCTACTTTGCAGGTCACCTGAGCAACCAGCTTTTGGAACAGGTTCGTTTTGCAAGCCGCATGGGCGAAATGAACGAAACTTCCAGTGCAATTTTTGAAAAGGCAGCCGTGGTTATTCATGCAATTTTCCCGGGCCTTTATCGATTTAACGTAACCAACTATGTGGTTCATGGAGTCGCTCTTCCGGACATGTATTTGTTCTGGAATACTGTTTACGCCTTGGGCTATGTGGGTGTGTTTTTGGCCATCGCAAGTTGGTGGTTTAGCCGGAGGGATTTCCTATGAGAAACCAGTATATGGCAAAGGTCCTTGTTCACAATAAGGTTGTGACTGAAGACCAGATTAAGACCTATTGGGGTCAGGTAACAGATACAAAGGATATTGGTCAGGTCTTGGTGGATGCAGGTGTTATCCCGCCGCCAATGTACGTTAAGGTTCTTGCTTTTGTCAAGAATCTTGAGGCAAAAGCCGCAGCCGAAGCTCCTGCTGCCCCTGCTGTAAAGCCGGCCGCTCCCGCTGCTGCTCCTGCTCCCGCCGCACCTGCCGCAAAACCCGCATTTACCGCTGCCTCATCCAGCGCAAGTTCCTCCAGTTCTTCAGATTCCGAGGGTGGCTTGCAGATCGAAGGCAACAATCCCTATGGTGAAATTTCTACCGCTAATATGGATGTTGAGGCGGTCGCAGGTTTGGAAGCTACCAGCATCAGCACTTTCCAGGTGAAGAGCGATTCTGATGAAGAAGATCTTGCTGCAGAAAGCGACGAATTGCCGTCTCGCTTTGCTATTGCAACTGGTGAAGGTACTCCCATCGAGGCTCCGGAAACTCTCCGCCCCATGACGACTTTGCCGCAGATTATTGCTTTTGCTCGCAAGTTTAACGCAACAGACATCTATCTGTTTGCGGACCGCCCCATTGTCATGCGACAATCGGGCGCCCTGTTCGAAGCTTCCGAACAGCCTCTGGATTTGTCCCGCTTGAATGAACGTCTGGACGAAGCCTCCAAGGGTTTCTCCGATGGCTACAAGATTGTGGTCGGTCAGAACTTCAGCAAGACTATCGGCCTGAAGGGTGCTGGCCGCGCACGCATCACCGTGACCTGGAACGGAACCACGCCCAGCATTTCTCTGCGCGTGATTCCGTCTGAATCCACCACACTTGAAAATCTTTACTTGCCCGCATTCTGCGCCCAGTTCGCAGAATTGAACTGTGGCCTTGTGCTTATTGCTGGTCCTGCCGCAAGCGGCCGTTCTACGACTATGACCACCTTCGCAGAAACTATTGCTGCAAATCGTGACGTCTATATTCAGACGGTGGAAAAGCCTATTGAACGTCTTTTGCAGAATGCCCGTGGCGCTATCGCCCAGCGAGAAGTCGGTTTGCAGGTACGCTCTGGAATTGAAGGTGTTGATCTTGCAATGAAGAGCGGCGCAGACGTTATCCTCTTTGACCATCTGGAAAATACAGACGAACTTTATGCCTTGCTCCAGGCTGCAAATGCTGGCGCATTGGTGTTCGCTGTAACCGCAGGCAACAACGTTCATTCTCTGCTTTCCCGCTTGCTCAGTTCCGTTCCGGAACAGAATCGTACGGCTCTTGCAAACGCCTTGGCTGACCAGCTGAAGGGTGTGATTGTTCAGCACTTGATTCCCATTGTGCAGAACCAGGGCCAGATTCTTGCTGTGGAAGCAATGAAGATGACGTCTCCCATGGCCAACCTCCTTCGCCGTGGTGAAATCGCCCAGCTTGTTGCTGCAATCAACAGCTTGAAGGATCAGGGTGTTTCCTTGGATGATTCCTTGCAGAAGTGCGTGGAATCTGGTTACATCGAAGGTAATGAAGCTTGGAAGCGTGCAAACGACGCACGTCGTTTTGCGGCATATCGTTCTGCTAACTAAAAGAGGTTTATCATGGCGACAGAAATTGAATCTTTGTTGGAATATGCCTTGAATGTTGGTGCCAGTGAATTGATTATCACGGAAGGTGCCCCCTCTGCAGTTCGCTTGGCTGGAAAGGTTTGTGCTATTCCCGATGCCCCCGCTATTGAAGTGGGTGGCCTCCGCGAAATCTTGACTTCTATGGATGGCGAATCCGGAACTGTGATGGGCTCCTGGTGCGGATCCAAGTGGCGCGTACGTTATTACCGTGCTGCTCTGGGCAATGCCGCTGTATTCCGCCCGGTTCTTGAAGACTGTCCTGAATTTACTGCTATCGGCGCTCCGGAATCCTTGAACAACTTGCTGGGCTTGAGTTCCGGCTTGGTTGTTTTTGCAGGTCCTTCTTGCAGTGGTAAAACTACCACTGCAACGTCCTATGTTTCTGCGCTTTGCCAGTCTAAGATCCTTCGAGTCAGCTTCTTGAATGGTGCTGAAGAAATTCCTGTGAAGCGCGGCCCCAGTTTGGTTCTGGATGATGCTTCTGGTGATGTTTCCCAGAAGATTGATCAGGCTCTTCGCAGTGGCACGGACTTGATTTGGCTTGGGGATTTCGACGGAAAGACCCTGATTCCGATTTTGCATGCAGCAGAAGCAGGCGCTCTTGTTGTCTTGAATGTGACTGCTGGCAATGCCGTAGGCGTTCTTGATGCATTGCTCTCTTCTGAATCTGCTGAAAATCGCGACCTGGTCCGCAACATGCTGGCCTCTGTACTTAAGGCTATTGTGGTTCAGCGATTGTTGCCGTCTACTCAGGGTGGCAGCACTGCAGCATGGGAAATCCTTTATGGTACCCAGAATGTGGCTGCTCGAATTCGTGGTGGCGAACACTTCACCTTGCCTTCTATCATTGCCGCTTCTGCAGCAGATGGCATGATGCTGATGGACGACTGCATCAATAGTCTTGTGCAGTCTGGTTATGTCGCAGCAGAGGATGCTTCCAGATATGTGGCTAATCCCGCACGTCTTGGCTAAATCATCCTTTAGGGTGGTTAGGATGGCGGCCTCCGTGGCTGCCTTTTCGGCGTTGGCAGTAACTGCATTTGCCCAAGATAAAACTGCGGCAGATGCAGAACTCATGCTGAGCGCTTTTGATGCGACAGAAACTGCTTCGGTTGAAACAGTGAGGGATTCTGTTGTGAATGAATCCGAGGTTATTGACTCCGTTCCGGAGACAGCCTTTGTTCCTGTTGCAGAACCTGTTGTTTCAACAAAACCTGCATTAAAGACTGTTCTCTACCTTAGTGGTGGTGAACGTTCTACCTGGTTCCATTTGGGCGTGCTCTACGCTATTGAAGAATACGGTATCCCTGTTGATTCTGTGGTTGGTACTTCCTGGGGTGCCTGGATTGGTTCCCTGTGGGCTAAGGGGGTTCCTCTGGATGAAATCCAGAGAATCATGAAGGACCCAGCAATTGCATCCTACGTGGGTCATGATCTTTCCGATCCGACAAACAAGCTGGGCTATGATAACCGCGATGCTTTCGAATTGCCTATTTCAAAAAAGGGAATCCCCAGTCTCCGTCAGCGTTTCACCATGAACGTTGATGAACAACTTCAGGTAACTCGCGAGAAAAAATCCCTGTACCCGGATACCATGGGTGTTAAGCGTTCTATCGCGAAATTGCGTTTTCAGGAAACCCTTTATCGTCAAGATGTGATTTTCAGGATTCCGTTCTCGGTGCAGGGTTGCGATGGAAAGGACGAGGGCAAACTTTCCGCAAATGTGATTTCTTCGTTGCCTTTGTGGGAAAATGAAGTTTCAGGTGAACTGTGCCCTCATTACGCTTTGCCGGTAGAAGATAATGCTGCGGAATTTCCGATCATCGTTGTGGCAGACCCTTTGCGAGGAACCTTAACGGGTGATTCTCGTTCCAAGCTTTTGAAACAAATGGCTGGAGCGAACTTGAACAATTTGCCGGGATCAACTGTTCGTCCGCACACCGTTTTGGACACGTCTTACACGGCTATGATTCAACTTGGTTTTTCAAGTTTTGAACACAATCTTTCTGATTTTGCGCCTTTTACAAACCGCCGTGTTTCTTATAAGGACCTGTTTGGTGGTAAGGACGTAAGGAAGTCCTGGTTTAAGTTCAATCCGACTTTCGACAGTTTGTCTTCAGAAACCCATAGTGCGGTGAAGACGTATTGGGATGATTCCGATACGGGCCTGGTCGCTTTGGAACATTTCGCTGAAAAAATCCTGCAGCGTCCCGGTTATGACTCTCTGGATTTTGATATGTTGCCTTCTGGTGACTTGATGGTTTCTGCGGCTGTTCATCCCACCTTTGATGTGGCTGTGGGTGGGTTTGGTTCCAATGCCTTGGGTGCTAATGCGTACTTTGAAGGAACGATGAATTTTGTGAACCAGATGGAAATGGAATTGGTCCTGTCTGGTTTTTGGGGCACCTCGTCCTATGGCGTTCAACCTCGTTTAAATGTTTCAAAGCTTTGGAGCAAACATTGGGGACTTCAGTTCGGTTACGATTACCTTATGCTGCGTCCGTTGAAGACTTACAATAATGATCTTCGTGGCGAGTATCGAATCGTATCGGAAGAACGCAGCGATTTCTCCATGACTGTTGTTTATGACGTAGACGTAAATCAAAAAGTTTCTGCGAACTTCTTGTTTGGCAATCGTACTTTTGAATTGAATCCCATTTATTATGGTTACGATGGTGTCAAAACCTTCCCGGTGTCGCCGAGCCTGAATTATGAATATTTGAATGGCGATGATGACCAATGGTTTTCTCAAAAGGGTTTTGCGGCTCATGCTTCTGCAGGCTTGCAGTCCATCGGGTTTAATTTCGGAATAAGCGACTTGATTCCGATTTACTGGAAATTCTCTGGTGATTTACGTTATTCCGTATCTCCGAAACCATTCGCGACCTTTACTGCGGGGGTTGCAGCGGCAATCGAACGTTATCGTCAGGAAGGCCATGGCTACGTGAGCCCGAAATCTTTTGAATACGCACCTTTGGATATTGCCTACCGTTATCACGCCCAGGTTACCCCCTGGTCAACAGAGTGGTATAACGAGGAACTGTCTTCCCATGAGTATGCCTTGATTCGCGGTAGCGCAGCCTTGCATAGCAAGTATTTTGGCCTGTGGTTGTTCGCTGCCTATTATCACGACTTTGAAGATAGTCCTTATGCCAAGTTGTCCAAGAACAAGTTTGTCATTGAACCCGCGCTTCGTCTGTCGTACAAATCCCTGGACATTTATGCGGGCATGAATCGCATTGTGGATAAGGATGGCTTCAGTGGCATAACCGATTTTGGTAACTATACCTACTTTGTCCGTTTCGGCAATTACCAATTCTAGTATCCGCTTGTATACAAAAAATATTTGAGCCACTCTAGCAATTAGGTTGGGCCATTTCTAAAATTGACAAAAAATTTAAGAAGGCCCTTTTATGCAGTCTAAAGTGCAAGTCAAAGATCGCTCCCTTTTGAGTCTTTCTTGGCCCTTGTTCATAACGTTTGGTATCGCAACCTGCCAACCGATGATGGACAGTTGGTTCCTTTCCCGCACTTCTGAAACTGCTGCGGCCGGTGTTGGTGCCCTGGGCCCTATTCTTGGTGCCATTTTTATGGCTATTACCGCCTTCTCTCAGGCGGGCGCAAGTATCGCCTCTCAATTCATGGGTGCGGAACGTCCCAAACAGGCCGGCACCACCCAGACTATGGTTCTTCTGGGTAGCTTGCTTTTAGGTGTTGCTATCATGCTGGTGACTATTCCGCTGGCAGGAAACATTGTCAACTGGATGGGCCTTACGGGAGACGCTGCCAAGTACGGTTACGAGTTCATGTTCATCGTTTCCTTTGGCTTTGCGTTCCGTTCCTTGCAAACGACGCTGACCTCCTTGATTGCAACCCACGGCCTTACCGGCTGGAACTTGATCGGAAACATTATCACCATCGTTTCCAATGCCATCATGAATGTGATTTTCCTGAATGGATACTTCGGCCTGCCTTGCATGGGCGTAAAGGGTGTTGCTCTCGCCACCATGCTTTCCTGGCTGATTTCTTCCGTAGTGCTTTATGCGATTCTCAAGTACAAGGTTCATCATAAGATTCGTAGCACAGACTTCAAACGCTCCTGCGTGATTCTTCCGGACTGGATTCGCATTGGCGTACCTGCCGCCGTGGAACCGGTCAGCTTCCAGATTTTCCAGGTGGTGCTTACGGCCATCATCGTGCATTTGGGCATTACTGCCATGACGGCGAGAATCTTTGCGGCAAACTTCGCCATGCTTGCGGTTATTTTAAGTGTGGGGTTGAGTAGTGGTAGCCAGATTCTTGTAGCTCACTTGGTGGGCGCCCATGATTTCGACAAGGCCAACCGCCGTTTACACCAGAGCCTTGCTGCGGGCTGTTCTAGCAGCTTGATCGTAGCCATTATCGTTGCGATTTTTGGAACGGAATTAATGTCCCTTTATTCCATTGATCCTGAAATCCAGAGGTTGGGCAGGATTTGCCTTTGGTGCGACGTTGCTCTCCAACCTTTCAAGGCCGCCAACATGACCATCACTTCTGCACTTCGTGCTTCCGGTGATTCCAAGTTCCCCGCGATTGTGGGCTCCACCATGATGTGGACCTTGGGCCTTGGCACGGCACTTCTTCTGGGCTTTGGCTTAGATCTTGGTCTTGCCGGTATTTGGCTGGGCATGGCTGCCGATGAATTCTATCGCTCCATCGTGAACTACATCCGTTGGCGCGGCGGTCGCTGGAAAGAACTGGGCGTCGTTTAGTGCCTTAGCTATAGTTTGAAAAAAGCCCGGGGCGATTGCCTCGGGTTTTAAATTGTTACTCCGGTATCGTCCGGGGTTCTGTATTACAACTGCGGTGCGCCGGTTTTTGCGCGGTTCTTTGCGGCAACGTCCTTGTACTTGTTGTGGTCGGCCAGGTTGTCGCTGAAGAAGTGGGTCATAGATCCGTCATCCTTGGCTACAAAATACAATGCCTTGGTTTCTGCAGGGTAGAGTGCTGCGGTAATTGCCTTGCGACCCGGATTGGAAATGGGACCCGGCATCAATCCAGGGAATTTGCGGGTGTTGTAAGGACTGTCGCTGTTCAACTGGCTCTTGTAGATGGGACCGGTCAAATTCTTGAAGATGAATCTTACGGTGGGGTCGGCACCCAGAGGCATGCCGATGCGGAGGCGGTTGTGGAACACGCCTGCAATGATGGGACGTTCGTCCGGCATACCGGTTTCTTCTTCCACCACGCTGGCCAGGGTCAACACGCGGTGCCAGTTGCCAAGGGTTTCCCATTTGGAGCCGGACTTCAGGTTGGCCTTCAGTTCGTCACGGAGCTTCAAGTTGGCTGCCACCATCTGCTTCAGGATCACTTCTTCATCGGCGTCGATGGGGAAGGGGTAGGTGTCCGGCAGCAGGTAGCCTTCCAAGCTGTTTGCTTCGAGACCCAGCTTGCGGGCGAACTTCGGGTCCTGGACCAGCTTGTTCCAGCGGTCCTCGTCCAGGTTCGGGTAAGCCTTTTTGACATAGGCTGGGATTTCCCAGGAGGCTCGACCTTCGGGGATGGTCACCTTACGAACGGCAATCTTGCCACTGGCGATGATGTCCAGAACCTGTTCCAGGGACTGTCCCTTGGGAATTTCGTACCAACCGGCCTTCAAGGACGGGTTCTTTTTACGGACAACCAGCTTATAGGCCACCTCGTCGTCCCAAATTCCGTTCTGTTTGAGGATCTGGAAAACCTTGGTGGGGGAGCTGCCCTTGGGGACCTGGATAAGCACGGAATCCTGATTTTGGGCTGTTGCGCCCATTCTGGAGTTCACGGAAGAGTACCCAAAAAAGGCGATTAGGGCCAAAATGGCGACAAAAACAAGTAAAATCTTCTTCATACACTAAAAATTTAAAAGAAAAATTACCGAAATGGAAAAATAAAAGGTATATTCCTATTGCATTTTGAATTTTTACCATGTTTCTAAGGAAGAGATTATGAAAAAGGTATTGGTAATTGCTCTCGTTCTTATGGTCGGCGTTTCCTTTGGTGCCGGCAAGAAGGTCAAGTCCAAGCTGGGCGATATCGACCTGACTAAGGAAAAAGACGGCGGTGCTGTTGTTTGTACCGCAGGCTTCAATGATGAACTTACCATCGTTAAGGACGGTGAAACCGAAGTGCTCGTTAAGGGTAACTGCGGTCAGGGTTGGGTTCCCAAGTCCAAGATTGAATACGTTGCACAGCTCGCTGGCGATAA comes from the Fibrobacter sp. genome and includes:
- the mltG gene encoding endolytic transglycosylase MltG, producing MKKILLVFVAILALIAFFGYSSVNSRMGATAQNQDSVLIQVPKGSSPTKVFQILKQNGIWDDEVAYKLVVRKKNPSLKAGWYEIPKGQSLEQVLDIIASGKIAVRKVTIPEGRASWEIPAYVKKAYPNLDEDRWNKLVQDPKFARKLGLEANSLEGYLLPDTYPFPIDADEEVILKQMVAANLKLRDELKANLKSGSKWETLGNWHRVLTLASVVEEETGMPDERPIIAGVFHNRLRIGMPLGADPTVRFIFKNLTGPIYKSQLNSDSPYNTRKFPGLMPGPISNPGRKAITAALYPAETKALYFVAKDDGSMTHFFSDNLADHNKYKDVAAKNRAKTGAPQL